From Bacteroidota bacterium, the proteins below share one genomic window:
- a CDS encoding TMEM175 family protein — MSKGRMEAFSDGVIAIIITIMVLEFKVPQDATLSVLRPLIPPFLCYAFSFLFLGIYWNNHHHMLQAVKHVNGRVLWANAHLLFWLSLTPFVTAWMGENSFAPWPVALYGVVLLCAAVAYFILAKTLVHLHGRESVLATALGSDFKGKISILFYAAGIVLTFVNAWFGFALYSLVSIMWLIPDRRIEKNLVD; from the coding sequence ATGTCCAAAGGCCGGATGGAGGCGTTCAGCGATGGAGTCATCGCCATCATCATTACCATCATGGTCCTTGAATTCAAAGTGCCCCAGGATGCGACTCTTTCCGTGCTCCGCCCCCTGATACCTCCCTTTCTCTGCTATGCCTTCAGCTTTCTTTTCCTCGGGATCTATTGGAACAACCACCATCATATGCTCCAGGCGGTCAAGCACGTCAACGGCCGCGTTCTCTGGGCTAATGCGCACCTTCTGTTCTGGCTATCGCTGACTCCGTTCGTGACCGCGTGGATGGGTGAAAATAGCTTTGCACCCTGGCCCGTCGCATTGTATGGCGTCGTCCTTCTCTGTGCGGCCGTGGCCTACTTCATCCTGGCAAAAACTCTGGTTCATCTGCACGGCCGCGAGTCCGTCCTGGCGACTGCTCTCGGCAGCGACTTTAAAGGGAAGATCTCGATTCTGTTTTATGCGGCCGGAATCGTGCTCACTTTCGTGAACGCGTGGTTCGGGTTCGCATTGTACTCCCTGGTTTCGATTATGTGGCTGATCCCGGACAGGAGGATCGAAAAAAACCTGGTCGATTGA
- a CDS encoding CPXCG motif-containing cysteine-rich protein, translating into MQDLISGSYQCAYCGEENEISVDPSGGPRQSYTEDCSVCCRPNVIHITISGGENISIRAEQEG; encoded by the coding sequence ATGCAAGACCTCATATCGGGTTCCTACCAATGTGCATATTGCGGAGAAGAAAACGAAATTTCTGTCGATCCTTCCGGCGGACCCAGGCAGTCGTATACTGAGGATTGCTCGGTCTGCTGCCGGCCGAATGTGATCCACATTACAATTTCCGGGGGAGAAAATATCTCAATCCGTGCCGAACAGGAGGGATAA
- a CDS encoding pseudouridine synthase produces the protein MNEFHYILLNKPYGTLCQFTGNDDRETLAWYGPFPTDVYPAGRLDADSEGLILLTNDGRLKHKLLDPKFRHPRTYLVQIEGLPSPDALARLAKGVTLEGRKTLPAEVKKLGAEPPIAPRSTPIRYRKNIPVTWIQITLREGRNRQVRKMTAAVGHPTLRLVRIRIGRLEIGGLRPGEHRALTKPEIESLRKDLL, from the coding sequence TTGAACGAATTTCATTACATACTCCTCAACAAACCCTACGGCACTCTGTGCCAGTTCACAGGAAACGACGACAGAGAGACGCTTGCCTGGTACGGGCCGTTTCCCACGGACGTCTACCCGGCCGGGCGGCTCGATGCCGACAGCGAGGGGCTCATACTCCTTACGAACGACGGCCGGCTCAAACACAAGCTCCTCGACCCGAAGTTCAGGCATCCGCGCACGTACCTCGTCCAGATCGAAGGTTTGCCTTCTCCCGATGCGCTCGCCCGGTTGGCCAAAGGCGTGACACTCGAGGGCCGGAAGACTCTTCCGGCGGAAGTCAAAAAGCTCGGAGCGGAACCCCCGATCGCCCCCCGCTCCACGCCGATCCGATATCGCAAGAACATACCGGTCACATGGATTCAGATTACATTGAGGGAGGGGAGAAACCGCCAGGTGAGGAAAATGACCGCGGCAGTGGGACATCCTACTCTCCGCCTTGTGCGCATACGCATCGGACGGCTTGAAATCGGAGGTCTGCGCCCGGGTGAACATCGGGCGCTCACGAAGCCGGAAATCGAGAGCCTCCGAAAGGATCTGTTGTAG
- a CDS encoding DUF1572 family protein, translating into MTPIKGSSPPEVGAEHIAHCRKILLKEFLPRVRVCLEALDEPDVWWRAHETDNSIGNLILHLSGNIRQWIVSGLGGETYARDRPGEFSERGPIPKAELLQRIEATLNDADRVLMEFDLSRLLEVRHFQKWDHTCLYAISHIVEHFAEHLGQIIYITKLRTGKDLKFFNL; encoded by the coding sequence ATGACTCCCATTAAAGGATCTTCACCCCCGGAGGTAGGCGCCGAGCACATCGCTCATTGCCGCAAGATCCTCCTGAAGGAATTCCTCCCGAGGGTCCGGGTCTGTCTCGAAGCGCTCGATGAACCCGACGTCTGGTGGCGGGCCCATGAGACGGACAACAGCATCGGCAATCTTATCCTTCATCTCTCGGGAAATATCCGGCAATGGATCGTTTCGGGATTAGGAGGGGAAACCTACGCGCGCGATCGTCCCGGAGAATTCTCGGAACGCGGACCGATCCCGAAAGCGGAACTGCTGCAACGAATCGAAGCGACGCTCAACGATGCGGACCGGGTGCTGATGGAATTTGATCTCTCCCGGCTCCTGGAGGTGAGACACTTTCAGAAATGGGACCACACCTGTCTCTACGCCATCTCGCACATCGTGGAGCATTTCGCGGAGCACCTGGGGCAGATTATTTATATTACGAAATTGCGGACCGGGAAGGACCTGAAGTTTTTCAATCTCTGA